The DNA region CCACTTGTGATATATTCCTGTAATATCCTTCTTTTTCCACACCTTAAGATCAAAAATATTCATCCCATATGCCCACCCACAAGCATTTGGATCAAAGTGTCTGGCAATATGGGGATTTGAAAAGTTAAGGTACTTATCAAACCGGTGAAAACTTTCACCACAGGTTTCCACTGCCCCATTCACTTTTCCATTTAGATCCACTGACCACAATTTAGTTAAATCTTTCTGCACAACAATGTCATCATCAAGAAACAGGATCTTATCCAACTTGGGATAGACCTGTGGGAGATAGAACCTCAAGTGGTTAAGCATTGAAAGATACTTAGGGTTTCGATACTTCAGATTTGAAGACCCAGATGAGAGGGAAGTTGGATGATTTGCTTTGAAGTAATACTCTTTCATTGCAGCAGATTCAAGCTGACGCAGAACTGGGCAGTAGGATGAATTGAGCCACTTGAATTCATCAACATTTTCAACATGGATAGTAGCTTTTCCAGGAGGGTTCAGTAGAAACCACATATTCATCGCTCCAAAGTTGAGTTTATCAGTAACAAGATGGAAGACATGTTTGGAAGAATCCTGCAATTGCAACCAAGAAGCATGTTAGAGAAACAAGCAGCTTGCATCCAAGTCCCAGAAAATGAAAGGCATGTTTGCACTATAAAAATCCCTGGACAAAAATATAGTTTAGGAATAAATTCTTGCGAGGAAAAACAGCTTGaggaatgattttgatgtttttttttttaatttaggaaaTTAACAGTATTGGTATCACAAAATAATAAGTCTGCAGCACCTTGGCATTCATGATGGTTGAGTTGACAACAACTGATGCAGCCAAGACATTGTCAGAGAAGAGGGCATAATGATAAAGATTTGGATTTTCCAAATTCTCACTTCTAGGAAACTTTCTCTTCTCAAGAGGAAGGAGGTAGTAGTCAATTGTTAGGCGCATAGACAAGCAATGGATTCCATTAGGAACTGTTTTGGCAGCCAGTTGACTCAGGAATGTGCTCTGTTTTTTTAAGGTCCTAACTTGTTCATCTGCTGTTTGAAGCATTGCTCTGAGCTTTCCAGTAACCAACTTGCAGTCATACAATTGCTCTCTTGCTTTTGACAGAACTTGGCCCATTGCTTTTAACTTTCCAGGTGCACTAAAAATAAATCACGCATGCAACATAATATCCTTTTTAAGAGATTGCCATAATCATCAACatgaaaagaagaataagataTAGATTATAACACACAGTAAAGGACAGTGACAACCAATACTGCTCTACCTGGGATGTAGATCAGAATCAGCTGATGACTCTCCAAGGGAACGCTGACTCTCTTTGAGCCGAGTCTGAAGTTCCTGTAGCAAGTCACGGTTGTTTTTCATCTTTGCAATGCTCAAATACACCCTTGCCATTATCATCTGATCCCGCATTAAGCGTACTGTTGAATCAGAGTTCTCATTATCCATTTCTTTCCTCCATATACTGTATTTTCCCAACACAGCGCCGTCAACTAATTTCGAGcgttcaatggctgcattttcaAGTCTTGCAGTTGCTTCATCATCTTGCTGCAGTAACTCTGCAACACGTTTTTCACGTCTTTTCTCCCTCAATTGCTGCATAAACTCTCAAGGCAACAAAGTTTACAACTCAGAAAGCTATTTACACTAAACAATAATTTGATAACTCCAATGTTTCCCTAGTTCATAGCTATGGATCTTAAGGCAAGTGAGGAAAGGAGCCGTAGCAACCAGACAAAGCATTCAAGAAAGATAATTACCCTTCGAGCTAGTTTTGCAGGTGTGTCACCAGATCGAGCATTATCTTCTGCAGGAGACAGACAGAAGAAGATTAGATAAGCACTTGAGCAAGAACCTTATGAAAGTATCTGGTTCAAGAATTATATTACCAGAAATGTTGTCAACTTTTCCCTTAGATGCTTCTTGCTTGACAACCGTAGCTGTTTGGTTTGTCTTcggaaaattaatgaaaatccaAGCTCAGAAAAAATCAGCAATCAAAAGTTGACATAAAACTCACAGAAAAATGGGGCACAGGACATAGTATTAAGAGCAAGATTCAACCAAAGCATGACAGACATCCTAACCTCAGAAGCAGCCTTATTGTCGACTGGAGTCTCCCCGCCAATAACTTTCCACGAGGCAGACaacttgttttttctaaaagaatcaAGACTCAAAGGCCCCAAATCAGCTGTGCTGGATGCGATAACATCAATGACCTAAAACAAAGATTATTCTAATTAGTACATCATGTGATCGAAAAGTAAACTGAAGACCTACCAATCACCACATACAAGAATTACAAACCACGAAATCTCCAAGTAAATCAGCAATTTGTACTTGCCTCTTTTGAGAAAAGAGGCTTCACATGTTGCAAGGCCAGCCGTTCTCTCCAATCCAATTGCTGCACCAACCAATCCAATATTTATTCGCTTTACTCAAACTTGGCTCAGACGCACAGATCATATCTAAAAATAACGAGTAAAAGATGACAAACGTTCGAAAAATATACCTGCTTACCAGAACCAactgcattattattattattttgatctgCATAGCAACAATAATCACTTAAAACATGTAAATGCAAAACACCGAAGCCGAAGCTTAATTAAACACGCTAGCTATTGACTAACTAACTCGATAATGCCactaaattaactaaaaataacatattaattgaagcttttttttttttagcaacaaaactatatataaaaaaaaataatgtttcataataattgaaaaattaataaaaaggaaaataaagatcTGTTAAGCTAACCAATAGAGGCGCTTGTTATAATGAGTCCTCGACCGACAAAGAAAATCAACGGCGACAAAACGCAGAAGAAAATCACGAGTATAATCGGCAATCTagatccaccaccaccacttcgGTTCTTGTTCACGCCCGAACTTGATAATCCCCGCCTCAACGCCATTGCCTGTCAaaacctaaaaagaaaagaaaacagagagaatGAAAGCGTGTTATTGAAGGGAAATGCAatgatttgatattattattattattaatgaaaatgtGAAGTCAGATTTTTTCGATAAAGAAAATGACAAATGTTCAGTACATGAAAAAGATACAGAGGACTTTCGCTTTCGATTTCGATTTCGATTTCGATTTCGATTTCTTAACCTGGAGGATGCGAGAGTGTGCAATTAAgttctttcttttattgtttcttctaattttttacaACGATCGAATTAACTACGTGTCGGATTACGATGTCGTTTTCATAGACAGTCTGGACTCCGGACCTTGCTTTAGTGATTGGTGACAGTGGGACCCAATACCAGCGATAATAGTGgtgttgtttttaattgaatactGTATACGTGGGTGTCTATGCGTGagtaatgattgatttttttgatacaCTCTTGGCTGTTGCTGGGATTCtgaggttgttttttaaaaaacaaaattggaaaagtatttaaataataaacttttattacttttttaaatttatttattattatattaatacataaaacatgatacaaacatataaaacaataagttaaaacaaaaaaattcaaaacttttttaaaaaacatggttagattataaaaataaatattttttttaaaagatatttaatacattttttccttttacttttagatgttttttaaaaaatatttttgaattaaagaattattgaatcgaaattttttttaatatttttttataattttaatgtgctaatataaaaaattaaaaaatatatatttttaaataataaattgtttaaaaaaatactatacagTACATTTCAAACACTTCATCatttataatagtattttatCAATGTCAGCAAGCCCTCCAATCCAATCCAGCAGATTTCTAATGTTACGTGTGTGAATGTTACGATGTagagtgtttttgaaaaatattttttaattaaaatattattttttattttttatattaatatatcaaaattatttaacaatacttaaaaatattaatctaatatttttaaataaaaaataattaaaaaaaaacactttgtaaaaaaaaattaataacactCACTgcataaaatactttttaatcgCAAGAAATCAAGGATATCTTGCAAGCTTGCTTAAGTTGCTTTTAGTAGCAAATAGAGGTGACAAAGACTCGCATCCTCTTTTAAATAgcaaatcatcaaattaattttcattacaGAGCGCTATTTATATCTACTTTTTTCGACCACTTTGAAGCTCCTAAACACTTTTAATCAATTCGGAAGGCTAGGATCTATTAAATAGAGGTGACAATAGCCTTAATCCACGTCAAAAATCGATTTAAGGGCCACTTTATCTCTTACTTCCATCTCTGCAGCCAGAAGCCTTTCTTTCTAGGGAGCGTTTGGGAACGTgattcccataaaaaaaaatttaaaaaaatttgttaaaatttaatacggtttgtatattttagatcgttttgatatgctgatgtcaaaaataatttttaaaaaataaaaaaaacatcattgacatacatttcagtatgaaaagttatttgaaaaacaatcgctaccacactaccaaacatactctaaatagaataattttgtgaaaaatcattaatgatataatttagttattattttttaacatatttatttaaaataaataaaatttaaatttgaaacttgCACGTGTTCATTTTActttatgcttgattttttatcaaataaataagaatattgaGATTCAAAACTCATGATCACTTGGTCATCAAAGctctaatatcatattaaaaaattattttaatctaataatttaaactattaaataaaatcacataatataaattatattattctctatttttttttttaagtgactAATTTACATAGAAGGGCCAAAGAGTGGCTGTGACAAAAAGAAGAATCGAAGTAAAAATTAAGGTCACGTTTGGTATTCATGTTTTTGTTACAATGTATATGCTCACCGTATTAAATTCTCGCTGTATTGTGATTTAAGTGagtttccaaaaaataaattcaattatacgTGTTTTCAGAGCAATTTATACgttaattaagattaaatccttttttaattaaagaatattgCCCTTAAAAGTTTGGATTTGAAAAATCAAGTGAAAGAAAAAGCAGCCTTAACTACTAAACCTACCCTTAATGTTTCATTAATTCAGATCACGGATAATAATAGAGAGAACATATTGGATCAAACATGAATCTTTGAGACAACTATCTGTAGctgcaatatttttcttttaaaaaaatctttttgactTGAAACGATCTCCTTTTGAAAACTCGTAAAATTTATTGAGCTTCCAAATTAAACAGGGTGACAACGACTTCCATTGAATAGCGTGCACAAAAGGATACCTTTGTTGCCCTGTAAGTTTACATCGTCACGTGTCTATGAATAAAGATCGcgaaaaaacaaagtaaaaatgtTTATCATAAttgtattttcaataaattattatttaaaaactcgTAGGGAGTATTATCTTCCAGTACATTATATTATactatagttaaaaaaatatggaaaaattattatacatatattataaatataaactcATTATATTGGTAATTACactataaacataaaatatttatatataaaagatgcaATAATGTTATATAAgcgttttctttgttgttttttttagttaaaaaatatttagctgTCAAATAgatccaaaatatttaatatattctttaaattcttaatattttttttttatatttaaaaaaacttacgaCGGACTAATACGCTAGTTAATATTTACACTTGGTAACATTAACTTTTTACTATTAAAGGAAAatttacagttattttttaaaatattttttataaaaaaataaattaaaataatattttttatttttaaaaaattactttaaatatcaacagcaatataaaattatataaaaattaataattttaaataaaaaaattaattttaaaaaaatctccacTTAAAATACAATTACACAGTGCAACTAAAAGTTCATCTACAACTGGACATCAACCATCAGCTTCCCAATTCTTGGACAAATTTTGGGCCGGGTGCATCCACCATACTAATAATTATCAGCGTGTATTGAACAGTTAGCCCATTAGCAACACAACATTTTCAACCTCTAGCTGGAAATGTTGACTTCCTGGACAGGGTAGTCATTCAGAGATGGTAACCTTTGAGCAGATCCAATCGTTCatcccaaaaaaacaaatccagaaGCACTACAAGGCCTACAACCTTTTGTGGGCCGAAAAGGTGGTCAGgcatgaaaaaaaagaggaattaaAACCTCATTCCAGGTAGATTATATTCACCCATCCAACAGATGCTTAGATGCGAGATTAAAGTGGCTATTTAAACATGTTTGATAGTGTGGTAGtgattgattttcaaataaattttcgtgttgaaatgcatgtcaatgattttttttattttttaaaaattatttttaacatcagcacattaaaacgatgcAAAAGGTACAAACtgcattaaattttagcaaaaaaaaaaaaaatttaaatttgatgagAACGCATTTGCACGAACGCTTCCTTAACAAATAAATGTGACGTGAGGCTTCCGCATATGATCTTTTTTGGTTGATTGGGGCAATGAaatgaaaccaaaaaagaaattatttgttCATTCTCTTAGTGACACCCATCAAGAAAAGAAGACAAACATGATTATAGTCAAGGAGCATTGAAATGAAGCATTGGTACAAGCAAATGGATCGATATGTCACCATAAGCTTTTGAGATGAAGGGGAGGTAGGAGGAGATGGCTTGTGCATGCAACATGAATTAGAAAAGATGAAAATTCCTCCTCACATGCATGCACATGTGCGCAAAGAGATTGAGGCAGGGAGAACTAACCTCTCTTACAACAAAACGATCACTTGTATCAGGAAATATGAAAGCAAAGGACAGTCTTGCATTTCTTCTCTTAGCTGCTGGTGTCACCTCTCTGACCTGTGAAAGAGATCAGATAAAATATGGAGCCAAAACTACTAGAACTAAAACACTTAATGCAGAGAAGAGCAAGCATCGCCACTAAAAATGAGAAATACGAGATTTGGCCAGAGCACGAACAGCGAAATCAAggtagcaaaaaaaatattattcagaCTGTTTTGGTGTACTCATCAATTCTCAAACACCAAATTCATAAATCAATACAAAGTCAAAGGAGCCATGACTCCTATTTCTAATCTCATTACATCTCCACAGAGTATAATATTGCAGAGAAACAGATTGTGCTCAGTGGATTGACAAAACCAAACACTCTCAAGAATGCAGGACCATAGAGGTTCTTTTACAACTTTAATTTCCAAACTGGTTATAAATAATTACTTCATGACACAACAATGTGATAGCCCAAGTACACAGGCACATCAGGTACTGCCCCGGAAAAAAAAGAGTACTGTATTACTTGAGCCCTTCCCCCTTccaagaaaaggaaagacaaTTGCGTCAAACTCCCAATTGCGGAGTATCAATTATCAAAGCTAATAATCTTGAAATTTATCAAGTAATAGTACACCTTATATCCAAGAACTTGAGATAACTGAGCATGCAAATATAAGCACACATTATATATTTGCTACAATTCTGATACTCTTATCTCCTTGTCCACTTTTCCCATCCCATTCTGATGGGAAACCCCAACGCAAAAACATTGGATGCTTCGCAACCTTGGGAGCGCATCTGCTCCTAAGTATAAGGCTATAAATTTCACCAATGACATGCCAATTCCCATTCAACATTCATAAGCAAAGCAATGCAACATCTTATCAACTTACAAGATCAATTAACTCGTGAAGAGTAGCATCCTTCCATGTATAAATCTGAACCTCGTCTTTCGGCTCCTTGCCTCTCACAGCAAAATCCTCCTTGCTATGATGTTCTCCAACCTGCCAGGAAATTCAGTAATTCACAAATTATAGTTCAATGTTATGTATAGATTCTTGTAATTTGCTCCACAAATTAAGCATACCTTGGTAGAAAAACCGAAGCAATAAAGTACATGTCTGcatatttaacaataaaaaaacatattaatcacttcattatcaaaataaaacacagattaagtatatatatataaaaaaaaaaaagcttcgaAAGGTGTAGTATATTTGAGACCCTAGAAAAAGCAAGAAAGGGAGAAAGGAACGTGTACCTTCTCACGATCAATAGGCGGAGGAGGAAAACCTCTATCAGGAGGAGCTAATGGTCTGCTCCTTGTCTCCTCCGCATTTCTGCCATTCCCGCCATCGAtcgatttttttctctctcttgaaaGTTGAACGGGCACTTCAAGAGAAGAGTTGAGAAGTAACTGATGGCAATTTTGGGCTTTGGGTCTGGGCTGGAAAAGTCTCCGGTTGAGCTAATCTGATTTAGATTGGAACTCATACTTTgtatactttgttttttttttaaaaaaaataatattttgcttgtgtttgattaatattttaaaataaaagaaataaataaaatatatttaattgaagatatcttaaaataatttttttttttattttaggaatataaaatgaaacggaacatttttttttaatttcaagactAATTAAGTAgtatcttaaaatttaaataattttctaaaaaaacactaaaatcaaTGGAATTAGAGTTTATtagttgactttttattttgagcatAAGTAAGACCAACTCCTACTatcacaatatttaaaagaataaattacttattacaaaaataaaatccaatatttaaaataaaaatctaagcttgaatgaaaaaaacataataaacatCTAagatattgaattataaaaaataagaaaagtctCGCAGAATCAAGCAAGACATACCAATAAATAAAGTAATAGGAACTCTCAATCAAATGTCAACCTACTAACAAAAATTAGgaacttgaaataatattaaaacaaatggGTGAATTCAACCAacttaatgataaaatattatttaatatatattttagctaTTTATAAGTACAAAGAACTATGACATAAATACACGCGCGTGTGTACGTTAAGCATAATAGTATGTGACAATGAAATACATATCAGAGATCAAACAAATTATGACTTTTATACCTATAATCACCACCagaaaaaattgacaaataacaACAGAAACACTAATGGATAATATTTCGTCGCTACTTTTCAATTGAAATAGCAATGAAGAATTTTCATTGGAAATTTTTAATGGAAtatattttgttggtaatttttaACAGAATTGTCGAcgaactaaaaaattaaaaataaaataaaattttttttggcaattcCATGGGAAAGTTGACACTCATTATTATTTACAAACGAAactattttgttgaaaaatataaataagctATAACAAATagtccccccccccctttttcttccttctcttttacTGTTGCTTTCTCTtgccaaaattttttttagcaccCTTCTATTTTCTTACAAATATAGCCACCCCAACCCGCTGATGTTGATCTATATCCACGAGTAATGTTGGCAtctgttgttaattttttttgtgaagctTCAATACACAAAGTAAACAagctctcttattttttttttaacctatttgTGTTTTAGGTCAATTTGATGGAattgttttagttaaaaattttatttttcttgttttttagttcatggcttgagagagaaaagagataaTTGCCATAAAATATACgatgagagaaagaaaaagttgtAGGCTTGTTATATTCCACTcataaaatgagttttttttttttttttgtatcaacaGGTTTCATTTAACGAGAGGAACTTTATTAAGGTATTTTCTCCCTTCATCTTGctagaaaaaatagattaggAATTGAGAGATGATATTtgctttcattttaattatttattttcaaatagaaTCTAGGATGTTTTAAGttgatttattggtttattaacATCATAAGAATGTCCATTAGATGTTTTAAGATGAAATATAGATTGAATACATTTTTTGGGGTAAAaaatcacaaactcattcttcTAATCACTTGTCTTGTGGTCGAAAACTAGACAAGCAGGTAGACACATCGTCatcctctatttttatttttttaaatataagtatATGACatgttatctatttttattgtaaaataaaaataaaaataccaagcATGTAGGCCTATGTGCAtagcctttttcttttaatggcCAAGTTTTTAGGCCACCTAGGTCCAAATATTGACCTCATTTTaggtttaatttaatatttatattaaaattaaaattaaaattaattaaatgtatgTGTGGGATTCCCAACCTATTATGTATTTGATTTTAactaagattaattaaaataaataaatataacaaattttagtattttttaataaaatatttttaattttttacttggtttacgaataagattataatatttttcctaaTGTTAATAGGCGCCTTTTTTATGCAAtccaacataatatttttattttattttattcatttgctTTATTGTGCGTGTCAATTTTTagcattatttaattaagtaaaaaatttattaaacacaaccAAGTTCATGACTTATATTGTGagaacaaatattttgatttatatctttttcttgattttttagttcAGCTTTTAGTTAccattaacattaattttttgcatttattggcatggaatattttttatttatttaattaaatgagttattaaatttttaatctatgattatttttttatatataagaaaaagcCTCAAAACACTTGCAtatcatgtttttgtttaaaaaacattgaTCTGATTCATGACGAAACGTGGACCAAGTAGCTTGTTACATTCTACACAGATTTCatttcattagaaaataaaagtatttttcttataatataataatctcaATATCTCTTAATGGCACATCATCATCAAACTTGAGAGTATTTTCTAACtccaacataataaaaaaaatatatatatattaaaataacatagctaaaaaaaaatacaattaaaagaatcatACATGATATTTGTGACTTATTAATTGCAAGTATGACtcttttaaattgtaaaatagcATAAtacaatttacaataaaaaaatagaagatgaaaaaaaaaaaaactctgaaatAAATCAATACCCCACGGGCCCACCCCGCACGAGCTACAGTGCTATGAAAGTGAGAGGATGCGTGCCATACAAAGTTTCCCTAACCTCTCAACAATCAtactatggtttttttttttttgttctacgGCTTTATGATTTGATGTAATTATGAGatgtaaatattaaaagaaacaaaatatggcaATTATCGTAACTGAGTTTTTCGTAAATGAATAATCaatgtttaataaatatatacctGCTGGGAGTTTTACACCTAATTAATTTCTACAACCACGCATCTAATTAATCAGTATATTCTTCGTTATTATAGCATGTTTGAAATCatgattatgtttattttttataatagtttttattcataaatatattaaaataatattttttttatttttaaaaaattatttttgatacatcaaaataatttaaaaacaccaaaaaatattaatttaaaataaaaaaaaatatttttttttaaaatactcttaaaatataaaaataaagcctTCGCTGAAGGAGAAACAGAGGCTGCACGATTAATTAGTTCTTACACAGTCAAAAGCTCATCTGGGCCAAGATAGTGAAGGGTCCCCCGACTGAGCCATCAAGACTTTCCCTAAATGGAAAGCcgaaccaccaccaccaccaccaccactgaACCCTAATGGTGCTGTGTCATTGACGGGTCCCCCAAGAAAATAACGTGCGTGGCTTTATAAATGATATGATACTACTACAAGTCGGCGCAGCTGCCTTTATTCCTTTTAATCTCTCGAACCTATTTTGCGTCTGTTTgtggttatttttctttttgggtaAATGATATGATATGAAACTACTGCCAGTCAGGGATGTTTGTTTATGGGCTCTCAAAGGAAGGGAAAGCTATTCACATGGTCATGCCAATTCTGTTAATTGTTAGCAAGTTTGTCCAACCCTGTGACACCCTTTACAGAAATTTGCAAAATATATAGAGGAAATTAATTAGTGGTTTAGACAAGACTGAGCAATTGTATAGAGCAATCTCACCCAACAAACAACTACTCGtattattctaaataataataaatgattttacTTGTTGGATATAGTTCAATCCttataaaaattgtattttaaaaaggaggggaaaatagttttttagcaTTGGTTTTAGAAAGTTTATGTGCT from Populus alba chromosome 14, ASM523922v2, whole genome shotgun sequence includes:
- the LOC118041262 gene encoding polygalacturonate 4-alpha-galacturonosyltransferase; translation: MALRRGLSSSGVNKNRSGGGGSRLPIILVIFFCVLSPLIFFVGRGLIITSASIDQNNNNNAVGSGKQQLDWRERLALQHVKPLFSKEVIDVIASSTADLGPLSLDSFRKNKLSASWKVIGGETPVDNKAASETNQTATVVKQEASKGKVDNISEDNARSGDTPAKLARRQLREKRREKRVAELLQQDDEATARLENAAIERSKLVDGAVLGKYSIWRKEMDNENSDSTVRLMRDQMIMARVYLSIAKMKNNRDLLQELQTRLKESQRSLGESSADSDLHPSAPGKLKAMGQVLSKAREQLYDCKLVTGKLRAMLQTADEQVRTLKKQSTFLSQLAAKTVPNGIHCLSMRLTIDYYLLPLEKRKFPRSENLENPNLYHYALFSDNVLAASVVVNSTIMNAKDSSKHVFHLVTDKLNFGAMNMWFLLNPPGKATIHVENVDEFKWLNSSYCPVLRQLESAAMKEYYFKANHPTSLSSGSSNLKYRNPKYLSMLNHLRFYLPQVYPKLDKILFLDDDIVVQKDLTKLWSVDLNGKVNGAVETCGESFHRFDKYLNFSNPHIARHFDPNACGWAYGMNIFDLKVWKKKDITGIYHKWQNMNEDRVLWKLGTLPPGLITFYNLTHPLQKSWHVLGLGYNPSVDRSEIENAAVVHYNGNMKPWLELAMTKYRPYWTKYIKYDHPYLRNCNLSE